A window of Rosa rugosa chromosome 7, drRosRugo1.1, whole genome shotgun sequence genomic DNA:
GCTCATTCTTgtctttaattttagtttttctttctttaattttctgtttacaACTCAATCATCATAAAAATCAGTTTGTTTCACTTAAGTATAGCACATTTGTCATAACAAAATTGTTTCAATCAGTCCTTGAGGGAATGACCTCGTGCTTGCACCTCtattctacaattgattcgtgcacttgcgagtactaaattaaaatttacAACAATATGCTGACCTAAAAATAAAACTTCGAAGTTAATTAGAACATTTATTACAAGATTTAAGCACGTAATTGTCTCAACTTTACAAAAGCTTCTTATTACAAAGTAGCAAACCAAAGATAAAGCATCATCATACAACATTAGAATTTGTTATACGACCTTATTAATCTATATATCCTTCTTACTTTGAATCCATAAGTAGAAATAATGATCTCACGAAGGAACAGAAATTGCATGCATAGGAATGAGACAATTGGAACACTAGCGAGTACAATAGATGGAAGAACAATAGATGGTTTTTCAGGGAGCATAATGAAAATGGCAGAAGAAAAGGCAACCATCATGGCACCGACAGATAGAAAAAGGGTAAGAAAGCCAATTATCAATTTCGTGGGTAAGGATGTGAGAAAATCTTCTTCAGCAAAACGTGATGTGAGGATCCCCAAAAATATCATTACTGAAGTTGTGGAAGAGCAGAGTGATATAACATCTGCAACTATAAAAATTCTAAATGCCTTGGTGTGTAAGTATATGGGAATACCTGTTTCCCCCTTAATTCCACCAGGAACTGTTACAGTTGCAGCGAACATAATAGTGATGATAAGAGCAGCTACAAGTGCCGAAGAAGAAATTGCAGTTTCTTTCATTGACTTTTCTCCTGCCTCCACCAAATTTCTGTGGTTCATAGTAAATTCCTCACGGGGTGTGCGACCATCAGAATTTATACAATTAAGATCCTTTGGATTTGCCATGCGCTCCACCTCCTGCATTTCATCCAACAAATCCCTATGCTTAGAGACATGATGTGGTGAAGTAATTACGAATTAATGGTCTTAGCCTTGACCGGTTAATATTTGCGGTGCCACAAGGAAACATAGAAGAGAATTAATTAATACCTTGAACCATTGGAGTTCTTTCTGCATTTGCAAAGCTGCACCTCGAATATGAGCAATCTTTGTTAATGGGGGCAACTTTCCTAACACATGCAGCATGTTATTCCCAAACTTATCTTTTCTGCCtacaatttcttttctttgatctTTATCATTAAACAAATATATCAAGTCAAATATTTTGTTTTGACGATGCTCAGCAGCAACTTGAAATACGGTCTTGTCATGTTGATTAGTGATAGTAAAGAACCAGCTTCGACCATCCAAGTTATCCCATAATATTTGTTCGATGAATGGAGCATGTCCTCGTTCTACTGCTTGGAAGATTGCTTTTTTGACAAATTTATGCTGCACGTAGTTAAGATTATCTTTCTTTAACACCGGACTCATGAGTTTCAGAATGTCGATGGTCTGGACATGGATACCCTCGATTCCTAGATTTAAAAGAGTATCAAATTAGCAACCTTTCAGAAACAAATGGCAAACTATTAATAATGTTGATGTGGCAGACCAAAAAGATGACGGAGCTTGGCAACTAGTAGTCGAAAGAAACATGCAACTGCATTGCAATTAAAAAAGGGAAAACATCACAAATGGTGTATGAACTTTAGGCATTTCTACACTTTGGTGtaccaactttcataactatcagaaTGGTGTATCAAGTTTGCTCCAATCTTTCATTTTGGTGTACGCCGTTAAATTTTCCGttatctttgccaaaaaaaaaaaaaaaaactgacaaaGCTAAAAGGAAAGATaacggaatttttttttttttttggcaaagataaCGGAAAATTTAACGGCGTACACCAAAATGAAAGATTGGAGCAAACTTGATACACCAttctgatagttatgaaagttggtaCACCAAAGTGTAGAAATGCCTAAAGTTCATACACCATATGTGAAGATATCCCAAAAAATATGTTGGCACAATTTCTTCAAAGAATATGCAACTACTAaccagctttttttttttttcctgttaatTACCATATAATCCCATGTATttgtatatactatatatacatGCGTATGTCTTtgtgtcataaaaaaaaaaaacataccttTGCGAACGAGATGCTTCCAATTGCTTTGATCTTTCTCTTCGTTTTGAACATCTATAGAAACGACATCAGTAGGTCTAGGTGGTATGTGTGTACCTATCATGATAATAACCCAAGTCCAATCAAATACATTAACTTTATTTTCTGTTGTAATTAAGTACTGTTGTAATTAAGTAACAGAaaattataattatatatataattataatagTATACGTAGGAGAGAGGAGAATTATCTAAGTGATAAGAATACGCCAGCTATAATGAATTTGTAAAGAATGTTAAACAGCTCAATTTCATACTACTTTTGCATTGACCATACTCTAAATAATCCATATATGCAAACAGCACCAACTTTTCTTTGGatgctaaaaagtaaaaattagACGATCAGTTTCCTAAGAAGAGAGGAGAGTTCGAAAGCAGCACTACTAACAGCTATAAATGCATCGTTTCCATATTCCGAGCTGGCTAGCATTCGAGAATAATCCAGCACCCGTACCAGCCAATTCATTCAAAGGGGATTCACCGGAGTGGTCTTTAGTAACGGCCAACATTGGATAACACAGTAGTAAGGCCCACGGAATATCTATAGTACAGTGAAAGAGGGAATCAGTATAATATATgttacaagaagaagaaaaaataaaataaaatgcatgcTATAGTAAGATTTGTCATACATATGAAACTCTCATGTAGGTACCTAAATGTTTCAATCGCAAACCCGTGGAAACAAGCTCAGCGAGATCCCTAAACTTCAGCTTTTCGAGTAGAGTAACAGAAAAGAGATCACGAGCCATTTTTGGTTTGTCCAAACTTAGAGCATGCAGGAGTGGAATAGTATTGGCTGAAGGATCGACAACACGAAGGAGTAGTTCCTTGTTCCTCTGAACTATGCACTGGACGATTTCACGCGCATCATCCGTATCCGTGTTTTGTATAGCTAGAGAGAGAGCAGTATGTCCATCTTGGTCTACTATTTCCCAATCTTCATTTTCCATAAACGGTAGCAACGCTTTAACACATGGCACGTGCCTATACCAGACTGCTGTTTGAAAAAGTGTCATACTCGTGCCCCAGCTCCTATCTCGAACTCTTACTGCCTCTGGATGTTTTTCAATATTCTCCTTTACAGCCTCACACTTCCCGTGCCGCACGTAATTGAAGAGCTGGTCATAGGTCTTCCTCTTACATCCTGCAAGTCGTGCCGTGCATGTGTTAATGATTGATTATCAAGGTGACTTTCGGTGGAAACGAGTCAAACGACAAGTAATATTACTAATATTTCAAGAAATCATAGGGAAGAGTCAGCATAATACCTTCAACCCGTTCTATTTCCAAGTTAGCGTTACCATCATTTGGGCCGGTGTTGTCATTCGAGTCAACTTCAGAGttcttttctgaaaataaaatagTTATTCtttttaacaaattacatataagttattgacaaaaaataatttaataaatatattttttaaagattaaattaaatatataaagactaaatcttacaaataaagaCAATATGCTCTCTACTTGCTatatgtcatgagttaatttatttttttacccttaactacttttttttttttttttttaatgaaacgACTTTTATATATAGtgcatcacaagccagaataggccgttacatacccttccgcatttagacaagaagatagtggtagtacccacaatggtacatatCAATAGACCCACTCACTAGACAGTTAGATACGTAGACATAGTGGGATTCCtcatttggtactactccagaggcactAGATACGCAACAAAGTGCGTAGATCCCTAAAAAACTTAaggaattattgaaagtaaaaagctactaacataggATCCCGAAAAAACGAGAAATAATATAGGCCTAAAGcacaaaaccctagcccaaaacaGCCCCAAGGAAACAGTAGGCTAAAGGCCCTGCAAACCGGCTCAACAGGCCCAGCCCATTCCTTCTTACAGCAGCCAGACAGGCAAAAccagcgccgccgccgccgaacTAGCTCCACCTGAATCCTGTCACACCACCAGAACTCCGTCGCTGCAGATCTCATATGCCAGGAATGGAGCGTCTCTAACCATCAGGAACTCCAAAACTGGAAACCAAGCAAAACTCGACAAGAGTTCACCCAAAAACCAGATCGTAGCATCCAAAGAGAAGTCGGCGACACTGCATGGAAGGAAAGCAGATCGGGATCCAACCACCCCCCAACCCAATCCATCACCCATCGCATAGAAATCGGACAACCGGCCACTGTGTTTGAAAGAGATATGGCACCGAAAAACTGCCGAACCCGTCTGTCAAAACTTCAAGTATCCACCGTCCCTCGAGAGCTGCTTCGAGTCATAGCCATCATCACCCGTCCGGCAACAGACCACAGACGACAGGAAGGCCAGAGGCTAGTCCGTCatcttaactacttcttttaacTTCTAATCTCtttataaggactaaatcttacaaataaagaCAATCTACTCTCCACATGCCA
This region includes:
- the LOC133722982 gene encoding uncharacterized protein LOC133722982, which encodes MAARVVPSANTILEVLNLYNYEDWSTRVKTYLIAEGLWDIVVEAKVETPRENLVEDTAETPTTETEKWTMKNAKALHAIQNSCRADVFGFIRDIETAKNAWETLAKRLKPKNTDIEGMAATLFPRVMINFKALNQDNFEHWSFWVKTYLLNEDLWDVVKGTSEPPKQKNGEGEEESMAWRKNNARALHVITIFCGEDAKSSISGIERAKDAWNTLAEKFEPPEILVTPEKNSEVDSNDNTGPNDGNANLEIERVEGCKRKTYDQLFNYVRHGKCEAVKENIEKHPEAVRVRDRSWGTSMTLFQTAVWYRHVPCVKALLPFMENEDWEIVDQDGHTALSLAIQNTDTDDAREIVQCIVQRNKELLLRVVDPSANTIPLLHALSLDKPKMARDLFSVTLLEKLKFRDLAELVSTGLRLKHLDIPWALLLCYPMLAVTKDHSGESPLNELAGTGAGLFSNASQLGIWKRCIYSCTHIPPRPTDVVSIDVQNEEKDQSNWKHLVRKGIEGIHVQTIDILKLMSPVLKKDNLNYVQHKFVKKAIFQAVERGHAPFIEQILWDNLDGRSWFFTITNQHDKTVFQVAAEHRQNKIFDLIYLFNDKDQRKEIVGRKDKFGNNMLHVLGKLPPLTKIAHIRGAALQMQKELQWFKEVERMANPKDLNCINSDGRTPREEFTMNHRNLVEAGEKSMKETAISSSALVAALIITIMFAATVTVPGGIKGETGIPIYLHTKAFRIFIVADVISLCSSTTSVMIFLGILTSRFAEEDFLTSLPTKLIIGFLTLFLSVGAMMVAFSSAIFIMLPEKPSIVLPSIVLASVPIVSFLCMQFLFLREIIISTYGFKVRRIYRLIRSYNKF